A region of the Synechococcus sp. PCC 7502 genome:
ATTAACGGCAGTGCTACTTTTCCCTTAGAAGTCAATGATCAAGTTCTAGGCGCAATCATGTTCTATGCTGCTGAAAAAGACTTTTTTACCGATGAGGTCGTAAATTTACTCATTGAATTAACGGAAGATGTTCGCCTTGCCCTGCGATTAGCTGATTCTGAGAAAAAGCGTACTACCGCAGAACAAGAAATGCGAGAATATGCCTTTCTGTTTAAGTCCCAATTTGATGCAGGTTTACTGGGTATTGCTATTAGCTCAGTTGATAAAAAATGGGTACGGGCTAATTCTAAACTATGCGAAATGTTGGGCTATAGCGAAGCAGAACTATACCAAATGTCATGGATGGAAATGACTTTCCCCGATGATCTGCCTCTAAACCTTGATAAGTTTCAACGCTTGATTAATGGTGAAATTGATGGCTATGAGCTTGAGAAAAGATTTATCCGCAAAGATGGTTCTCTCCTCTATACAATTTTGAATGTGTCCTGTTACCGAGATGAGAGTAATTCTGTTCAATATTTAATTTCCTCTCTTCAAGATGTGACTTCCCGTAAATTAGCAGAAATTGCCGTGTTAGAAAGTGAAGAACGGTTTCGCTTGGCAATTATTAATGCTCCATTTCCCATCATTTTATATTCAGGCGATTACAAACCCTTGCAAATTAATCGAGCTTGGATTAACCAATTGGGATATAGCGATCGCGACATTACCGAAATTACAGCTTGGACAGATGAATTTTGCCAAAACTATTTACCCGCCCTGAAACCAACTAATGACCATTTAATCAGTGATGATAGTCACCCCAATGCCCACGAAATTGAGATTTTTGCTCAGGATGGTTCTAGTAAAGTTTGGCAATTTGACTCGGCTCGACTGACAAGTACAAACCAATTTCATACTACAGCTCCCAAACAAGTAATTATCGGGATCGCAATGGATATTACCGATCGCAAAGCGAATTTACTAGCATTAGAACAGGCAAAGCAACAGGCAGAAGCTGCAAACCAAGCCAAAAGTACTTTTCTAGCAAACATGAGCCATGAATTACGAACTCCCCTCAATGGCATCTTGGGTTATGCTCAAATTTTTATCAATGATCCAGATTTAAGTGAAGATCACAAGCAAGGATTAGAAATAATTTATCAGTGTGGCAATCATCTCCTCGGACTGATTTCCGAAATTCTTGATCTAGCCAAAATTGAGGCTCATAGGTTAGAGCTAGTTTTAAGTGAAGTTGACTTGGCTCAGTTTTTATTAGGAGTGGTGCAAATATGTGAATTTAAGGCTGAGGAAAAAAATCTAATTTTCCAGTATGAACCTGCAACCAACTTACCCGCACGAGTGGTGATCGATGAACAGCGTTTACGGCAAATATTACTAAATCTGTTGGGTAATGCCATCAAGTTTACCGATCAGGGTACTGTGACTTTGCGAGTGGAACCAATTTCACCCAATTCAGAAAGTGAGGATACCCAATTAACTAAAATCCATAAAATTCGGTTTGCGATCGCTGACACAGGTAGAGGTATTGATCCTAAAAATCTCCAACAAATATTTATTCCCTTTGAGCAGGTGGGCGATCGGCGCAGTCGTCCTGAAGGTACAGGGCTAGGACTGGCAATTTCCCAAAAATTAGTAGCAATGATGGGTAGTACCATTCAAGTTACAACGGAGTTAAATCGAGGTAGCTGCTTTTGGTTTGATCTAGACCTACGCCAAGGCAGAGCAATAGAGCCACAAACTCTGATCGACAAGCCTAAAAATTGCCAACCCATTAGCGGCTACGAAGGTCGCAGGTTGACTATTTTAGTGGTCGATGATCGATTAGTTAATCGGTTAGTCTTAAAACGCTTACTTGAACCCTTAGGTTTTACGATCCTAGAGGCAGAAAATGGTAATCAGGGCATAATCATGGCGCAAACCTCCCCCATTGATGCGATTATTGCCGACTTAGTAATGCCTGAACTAGATGGCTGGGAAATGACACGCAGATTAAGAACAATCCCAGAATTTCAAAATATGCCCATCCTTGCCCTGTCTGCCAGTGTTACAGAGTCAGAGAAAATTAAAAGCCTTGAGGTAGGTTTCAATGATTTTCTGCATAAACCCATCAACTCAAATTTACTTTTAGAAAAGCTCCAAACCTATCTACACCTCACATGGCTGTGTAATGAAGGTAATCAAGAAGTAATCGTAAAAAATACAAATACTCCGAAACTAAGCGATCGCCTAATTATTCCCACCGAAGTAGAACTAGAATCAATCCGAGCCGCCTTAGAAGTTGGTGATTTTCATACAATTAAACAGGAAGCTCAACGCCTCAAGCAATTGAACTCAGAGTACGAGCAATTCTCTGCTAAATTAACAATACTGGCACAATCCTTTGATGAGAAAGGAATTCTAGACATAATTTCTTCAAATATTCTCAAAAATACCCCTGAAAACATAGCAACGGCTAATCCAGAGCAAAAATCATGAATCCTATTAAGCCAGCCGTAATTTTCATAGTAGAAGATAACCCTGATAATATTCGAGTGCTGGTGCGTGTCTTAGAATCGGCTGGATATAAGACTTTAGTAGCAATGGATGGGACTAGTGGCATTCAGAAAATCACTAAGGCAATGCCCGATTTAATTCTCTTAGATATTATGATGCCGGGGATAGATGGGTTTGAGACCTGTAAACTGCTTAAACAGTCGCTAATTACCCAGGATATTCCGATTATCTTTATGACTGCTCTAGCAAGTGTGGCAGATAAAGTCAAAGGATTAAGCCTAGGGGCTGTTGACTACATCACTAAACCATTTCAACAGGAAGAAGTCATAGCCAGAATTGAATTACACATTAAGCTGCGTCAACTAGCTCAAACCCTTGCCCTCCAAAATCAACAACTGAAACTAGAAATCAGCCGCCGTGAAAAAGTAGAAGAAAGCTTACAAATTCTCTCCAAAGCTACAGAGCAAAGCCCCGCTTCCATTGTCATTACCAATGTCTATGGCGAAATTGAGTATGTTAATCCTAAATTTGAAGAATTAACAGGTTATACTCTCGCGGAAGTAAAGGGAGCTAATTCACGCATCCTTAAAACTGGTTTTACCTCACCAGAGTCATATCAGGATATGTGGCAAAGTATTTCTAATGGCGAAGATTGGCATGGGGAATTTCAAAATAGGAAAAAAAATGGGGAGCTATATTGGGAGTACGCCTCGATTTCCGCAATTAAAAATATTAGAGGAGAAATCACCCACTATGTTGCTGTCAAAGAAGATATTACCCAACGTAAATTAGCACAACAGTCATTACTTCAGCTTAATCAAGAGCTAGAAGATATGGTCACAAAAAGAACATCTGCCCTCCAACAAAGCGAGCAGCATTTAAAGCAAATTAATGAACAGTTAATGCTTAGTAATTTAGATTTAGCTCGGGCTACTCGACTCAAAGATGAATTTCTGGCGAATATGAGCCATGAATTACGCACACCTTTAAATGCGGTATTAGGGCTATCTGAAGCTTTGCAGGAAGAACTATTCGGTGAATTAAACGATCGCCAAAAGAAATCCCTAGCCATCATTGAAAATAGTGGCGAACATTTACTACGGCTGATTAATGATATTCTCGACTTGGCAAAAATTGAGTCGGGCAAGCTGGAGTTACATATTGGCGAGGCTTCTGTCCAGAGTCTTTGCCATGATAGTGTTACCTTTATTCAGCAAATCGCCTTAAGCAAAAATATTAAGGTATCTATCCTGATTAGCGATCGATTTAAAGATGAAAAAAATTTTAAGATTCAAGTAGATGAGTTACGAGTGCGTCAGGCATTAATTAATCTACTTTCTAATGCTGTCAAATTTACACCCGAAGGCGGAAATATTAGCTTAGAGATTACAGAAGAAGTCACTGATGATCAGGAAGATCAAAAGGAAGTATCCTATATTTGTTTTGCTGTGCGAGATAATGGCATCGGCATTGCCCCCAAAGATGTTAAGCAACTTTTTCAGCCGTTCATCCAAATTGATAGTGCTTTAAATCGTCAATATAATGGCACAGGTTTGGGGCTGGCTTTAGTTAAAAATATTGCCCAGTTACATGGTGGTACTGTTAATGTAGAAAGCGAATTGGACAAAGGTAGCTGTTTTACAATGAGGCTACCCTGTAGGCAGGTTGATAAAATTAGCCCTGCGACCACAAATATTCCCGCTTCTAATCAAGAACAGCCCTCAAGTTTACAAATGGCTCCGTTCAAAATTCTCATTGCCGAAGATAATCAAGCTAACATAGATAGCCTCTGGGACTATTTAGAAAGTAAAGGCTATATTCTATCCGTAGCCCATGACGGACAAGAAGCGATAGATGTGGCTCTTAGTGATCATCCAGATATTATTTTGATGGATATTCAAATGCCTAAAATGGATGGCTTAACCGCAATTACTCAAATTCGAGCTAATCCAGTTACAGCTAATATTCCGATCATTGCCCTTACTGCTCTTGCCATGAGTGGCGATCGGGAAAAATGCCTAGGGGCTGGTGCTGATGAGTATTTAAGTAAACCCGTTAAACTCAAGCAGTTAGTAAGTATCATTCAAAAATTATTAGCTGCGGCGATCGCCCAACGATTAGAAAACTGATTTGGATTTTGTGGTTTTAAAAACTAGCACATAACAATTACTAAGAAATTAACAACCTGCCTACCAAACTTGTACGGTAAAGCGAACAAAACATTGATGTATAGCCGATCTTTGTGCTAGAGCTATTCCCTCTAATATGATTCCAGACCAGTTACAAGTCTTAATTCAAGCCTTATTAATATGCAGCCTACTCAAAACCAATTCACCGAAAAAGCTTGGGAAGCGATCGTGCGGACTCCAGAAATGTCCAAAGCTGCCCAGCAACAACAGATTGAAAGTGAACATTTAATGAAGTCTTTATTAGAAGAGGAAGGTTTAGCAACCAGTATTTTTAATAAGGCAAATGTCAGTGTGGAAAAACTGCGCGATCGCACTGAAGAATTTATCAATCGTCAACCGAAGGTAACAGGAAGTAATGCTGCCTCTGGCTATCTAGGTCGGAGTATGGATACCTTGCTGGATCGGGCAGAATTGGCACGAAAATCCTTTAATGATGACTTTATTTCCATTGAGCATTTAGTTTTGGCATTTGCTAAGGACGATCGCTTTGGGAAAACATTACTCCAAGAATTTAGCTTAGATGAGGCTAAACTGCGTAAAATCATTGAGCAAATTCGCGGTAATCAAAAAGTGACTGATCAAACGCCAGAGAATAAATATGAGGCTTTAACTAAATATGGCAGAGACCTAACGGAATGGGCAAGGCAGGGCAAGCTTGATCCAGTAATTGGTCGAGATGAGGAAATTCGCCGCACCATTCAAATTTTATCCCGCCGCACTAAAAATAATCCTGTATTAATCGGCGAACCGGGTGTGGGTAAAACTGCGATCGCCGAAGGTTTAGCCCAGAGGATTTTAAGTGGAGATGTCCCTGAATCTTTGCGTGATCGGAAGCTAATTGCCCTAGATATGGGAGCATTGATTGCAGGGGCAAAATATCGAGGTGAGTTTGAAGAGAGGCTAAAGGCTGTTCTCAAGGAAGTGATGGAATCCCAAGGACGAATCGTGCTGTTCATCGATGAAATTCATACCGTAGTCGGTGCAGGTGCAACCCAAGGAGCCATGGATGCCAGCAATCTCTTAAAACCAATGCTTGCCAGAGGAGAACTGCGTTGTATTGGTGCCACCACCTTGGATGAATATCGCAAATATATTGAAAAGGATGCAGCTTTGGAGCGACGATTCCAGCAAGTTTTTGTTGATCAACCTTCCGTAGAGGATACAGTTTCTATTTTGCGAGGCTTAAAGGAACGCTACGAACTCCATCATGGGGTCAGAATTGCTGATAATGCCCTGATTGCGGCTGCGACTTTATCCACTCGTTATATTAGCGATCGCTTTTTACCCGATAAAGCCATTGACCTGATGGATGAAGCTGCTGCCAAGCTCAAAATGGAAATCACTTCTAAACCTGAAGAATTAGATGAAATTGATCGCAAAATTCTGCAACTGGAAATGGAGCGTCTATCCTTAAAAAAGGAAACCGATGCTGATTCTAAAGAACGTGTGGAAAAATTAGTTAAAGAACTAGCAGAACTAAAATCTGAACAAGTTACCCTGACGGCAAAATGGCAATCGGAAAAGCAAATTATTGATAACGTGCGTCGATGCAAAGAAGAAATCGAACGGGTAAATCTGGAAATCCAACAGGCTGAACGGGATTACGATCTGGAAAAAGCAGCAAAATTGAAATATGGCAAGCTCACCGATCTACAAAGGGAACTACAAAAGGCAGAAGAACGCATTAATGAAACCCACACCGTCTCTAGTCGTCCCATGCTCAGGGAAGAAGTCACAGAAGAAGATATTGCCGAAATTATTTCTAAATGGACAGGCATTCCCGTCCTAAAGCTGGTGGAATCAGAAAAGGCAAAGCTGCTATACCTAGAGGATGAACTCCATGAACGGGTAATTGGACAGAGCCAAGCTGTAACTGCGGTTAGTGATGCCATTCAGCGATCGCGCGCAGGATTATCCGATCCCAATCGTCCCATCGCTAGTTTTATTTTCCTTGGTCCTACAGGCGTGGGTAAAACTGAACTTGCTAAGGCTCTAGCCAACTATCTGTTTGATACCGAAGAGGCAATGGTGCGGATTGATATGTCTGAGTATATGGAAAAACATTCCGTTTCTCGACTTGTGGGCGCACCTCCGGGCTATGTGGGCTATGACGAAGGAGGACAGTTAACCGAGGCAATCCGTCGCCGTCCCTATGCTGTGATTCTATTTGATGAAATTGAAAAGGCACATCCCGATGTTTTTAATATCATGTTGCAAATCCTTGATGATGGACGAGTGACAGATTCCCAAGGGCGCACTGTGGATTTTAAGAATGCCATTATTATTATGACCAGTAACATTGGTTCTCAATATATTTTAGATATCGGTGGAGATGATTCTAAGTATGAAATCATGCGCGATCGGGTGATGGAATCTATGCGTTCCAGTTTCCGTCCAGAGTTTTTAAATCGGATTGACGAGATTATTATTTTCCATTCTCTGCGCCGCGAAGAACTCCGCCAAATTGTCAAACTTCAAGTACAACGCCTAGAACAACGTTTATCTGAACGTAAAATGTCTTTGCATCTATCGGAATCCGCCCTAGATTTTGTAGCAGAAGTTGGTTACGATCCTGTCTATGGTGCGAGACCACTAAAACGGGTAATTCAACGTCAACTGGAAACCCAAATTGCTAAGTCCATTCTCCGTGGTGATTTTATCGATGGCGATCATATCTTTGTCGATGTGGAAAACGAACGTTTATCTTTTACTAAAAAGAAGCTAGATTAATTAAACTACTAGGAATTACCTATGACCTACCTCGACACGGCTGCCCAGTTTTATGCGGAAGCGGCGGAAACTCCGCAAGTTGGCTTGTGCTGTATTAGTACGCCACCCCTGCAATTTCCCGATCTTAGAATTCCACAGATCATGCAGGAAATGAATTATGGCTGTGGCACAACTATTCACCCTACGGAACTAACTGGTGCGCCCACGGTGCTGTATATCGGGGTAGGCGGAGGGTTAGAAGCTTTACAATTTGCCTATTTCTGTCGCCGTTCTGGTGCAGTAATTGCCGTTGATCCAGTGGCGGAAATGCGTAATGCTGCTAGTCGTAATCTCCAAGTGGCTGCCCAAGAAAACCCGTGGTTTAAGCTAGATTTTGTCAAAATTTTAGAGGGTAATGCTTTTTCTCTGCCCATACCCGATGCTTCTGTGGATGTGGTAGCTCAGAATTGCTTATTTAATATCTTTGAGGCTGCGGATTTGGATCAGGCATTAGCGGAAGCCTATCGAGTCCTTAAACCCAATGGCAGGCTAATTATGAGCGATCCGATCGCCACGAGACCTATTCCCATCCATTTGCAGGCTGACGAAAGACTAAGGGCAATGTGCTTATCGGGAGCAATGACCTACGACCAATATACCCAACATCTGGTTAAGGCGGGGTTTGGGCAGGTGGAAGTTCGAGCTAAACGTCCCTATCGTCTGCTTGATGCCCATAGTTTTAACCTAGAGCAACCACTGTTACTTGAAAGCTTAGATACGGTTTCCTATAAAGTTGCGATCGCTCAGGATGGAGCCTGTATTTTTACGGGTAAGACTGCGATTTATCATGGTCAGCAGGAGTTTCTCGATGATCGGGCGGGGCATATTCTGTTTCGGGGTAATCCTCTGGCTGTATGTGATAAAACCGCAAATAAGCTAAGCTTACAATTCCCCCAAGAAGTCATAATTACGGATTCGACTTGGCACTATAACGGCGGTGGCTGCTGCTAAATTTGGAAAATTCGGATGATTCAAAATCTTTATTCTAATTTAAATTTCAATCCCCAAGAATGGTTACAAACTGCCTTGCAATGGATCGAAGGTCTTGGCTATGGGGGTGGGTTGGCGTTTATTGTGATTTACATTATTGCTACCGTTGCCTTTTTACCCGGATCAATCCTAACTTTAGGAGCAGGGGTGGTT
Encoded here:
- a CDS encoding PAS domain S-box protein, which gives rise to MLNKLPRDTENKQLARPISPKKLYFGLAIAVLVIMSGGIWALQWFGKQIKATTTENLLAIAELKAKQVNVLLRERKSDAAIFAARPAVGITLKSIETGITNSDSQRQLKFLEAGANSTIVQYGYRKIFLIDRKGKVVWQSGQPESLSKLVETTFQEKIKASLFSEKPQVVDLHWQETKTGKIVTYGILAPVFDSLRGSNDLIGAVYLQADPYRFLFPLVTELSNSSSTTETMLARREGAIVRYLNPLRFDNYGAMELTKSIDQTEFLTVQAIQTSQFLGKAKDYRNTEVLGASVKIKDTPWVMIAKIDVAESDAPLEKLAVTIYSLMILLIGVIFYIVYQIRRSGELELQASEQKGAAEKILIASDHAKRYLTAVKTSIDGYAMLDRLGKFIEVNDALSDITGYSTDELLKLTIFDLVDRPDFDLEGFISNLVNTKTIRLNQQWQQKNGDSINVKINISYLKISDLEPKAGQFFLFVQDITEQLKLQYQLERANQLHTFLSRANEAIVRIREPKELLAQICQIASEYGKFRLAWVGIADPETQIVEVAAAAGEAIDYIHGIPISIDPNLPIAQGPTGIAIREKRIVVINDYASDPTTTPWQPRAKIHEINGSATFPLEVNDQVLGAIMFYAAEKDFFTDEVVNLLIELTEDVRLALRLADSEKKRTTAEQEMREYAFLFKSQFDAGLLGIAISSVDKKWVRANSKLCEMLGYSEAELYQMSWMEMTFPDDLPLNLDKFQRLINGEIDGYELEKRFIRKDGSLLYTILNVSCYRDESNSVQYLISSLQDVTSRKLAEIAVLESEERFRLAIINAPFPIILYSGDYKPLQINRAWINQLGYSDRDITEITAWTDEFCQNYLPALKPTNDHLISDDSHPNAHEIEIFAQDGSSKVWQFDSARLTSTNQFHTTAPKQVIIGIAMDITDRKANLLALEQAKQQAEAANQAKSTFLANMSHELRTPLNGILGYAQIFINDPDLSEDHKQGLEIIYQCGNHLLGLISEILDLAKIEAHRLELVLSEVDLAQFLLGVVQICEFKAEEKNLIFQYEPATNLPARVVIDEQRLRQILLNLLGNAIKFTDQGTVTLRVEPISPNSESEDTQLTKIHKIRFAIADTGRGIDPKNLQQIFIPFEQVGDRRSRPEGTGLGLAISQKLVAMMGSTIQVTTELNRGSCFWFDLDLRQGRAIEPQTLIDKPKNCQPISGYEGRRLTILVVDDRLVNRLVLKRLLEPLGFTILEAENGNQGIIMAQTSPIDAIIADLVMPELDGWEMTRRLRTIPEFQNMPILALSASVTESEKIKSLEVGFNDFLHKPINSNLLLEKLQTYLHLTWLCNEGNQEVIVKNTNTPKLSDRLIIPTEVELESIRAALEVGDFHTIKQEAQRLKQLNSEYEQFSAKLTILAQSFDEKGILDIISSNILKNTPENIATANPEQKS
- a CDS encoding response regulator, with translation MNPIKPAVIFIVEDNPDNIRVLVRVLESAGYKTLVAMDGTSGIQKITKAMPDLILLDIMMPGIDGFETCKLLKQSLITQDIPIIFMTALASVADKVKGLSLGAVDYITKPFQQEEVIARIELHIKLRQLAQTLALQNQQLKLEISRREKVEESLQILSKATEQSPASIVITNVYGEIEYVNPKFEELTGYTLAEVKGANSRILKTGFTSPESYQDMWQSISNGEDWHGEFQNRKKNGELYWEYASISAIKNIRGEITHYVAVKEDITQRKLAQQSLLQLNQELEDMVTKRTSALQQSEQHLKQINEQLMLSNLDLARATRLKDEFLANMSHELRTPLNAVLGLSEALQEELFGELNDRQKKSLAIIENSGEHLLRLINDILDLAKIESGKLELHIGEASVQSLCHDSVTFIQQIALSKNIKVSILISDRFKDEKNFKIQVDELRVRQALINLLSNAVKFTPEGGNISLEITEEVTDDQEDQKEVSYICFAVRDNGIGIAPKDVKQLFQPFIQIDSALNRQYNGTGLGLALVKNIAQLHGGTVNVESELDKGSCFTMRLPCRQVDKISPATTNIPASNQEQPSSLQMAPFKILIAEDNQANIDSLWDYLESKGYILSVAHDGQEAIDVALSDHPDIILMDIQMPKMDGLTAITQIRANPVTANIPIIALTALAMSGDREKCLGAGADEYLSKPVKLKQLVSIIQKLLAAAIAQRLEN
- the clpB gene encoding ATP-dependent chaperone ClpB — its product is MQPTQNQFTEKAWEAIVRTPEMSKAAQQQQIESEHLMKSLLEEEGLATSIFNKANVSVEKLRDRTEEFINRQPKVTGSNAASGYLGRSMDTLLDRAELARKSFNDDFISIEHLVLAFAKDDRFGKTLLQEFSLDEAKLRKIIEQIRGNQKVTDQTPENKYEALTKYGRDLTEWARQGKLDPVIGRDEEIRRTIQILSRRTKNNPVLIGEPGVGKTAIAEGLAQRILSGDVPESLRDRKLIALDMGALIAGAKYRGEFEERLKAVLKEVMESQGRIVLFIDEIHTVVGAGATQGAMDASNLLKPMLARGELRCIGATTLDEYRKYIEKDAALERRFQQVFVDQPSVEDTVSILRGLKERYELHHGVRIADNALIAAATLSTRYISDRFLPDKAIDLMDEAAAKLKMEITSKPEELDEIDRKILQLEMERLSLKKETDADSKERVEKLVKELAELKSEQVTLTAKWQSEKQIIDNVRRCKEEIERVNLEIQQAERDYDLEKAAKLKYGKLTDLQRELQKAEERINETHTVSSRPMLREEVTEEDIAEIISKWTGIPVLKLVESEKAKLLYLEDELHERVIGQSQAVTAVSDAIQRSRAGLSDPNRPIASFIFLGPTGVGKTELAKALANYLFDTEEAMVRIDMSEYMEKHSVSRLVGAPPGYVGYDEGGQLTEAIRRRPYAVILFDEIEKAHPDVFNIMLQILDDGRVTDSQGRTVDFKNAIIIMTSNIGSQYILDIGGDDSKYEIMRDRVMESMRSSFRPEFLNRIDEIIIFHSLRREELRQIVKLQVQRLEQRLSERKMSLHLSESALDFVAEVGYDPVYGARPLKRVIQRQLETQIAKSILRGDFIDGDHIFVDVENERLSFTKKKLD
- the arsM gene encoding arsenosugar biosynthesis arsenite methyltransferase ArsM — protein: MTYLDTAAQFYAEAAETPQVGLCCISTPPLQFPDLRIPQIMQEMNYGCGTTIHPTELTGAPTVLYIGVGGGLEALQFAYFCRRSGAVIAVDPVAEMRNAASRNLQVAAQENPWFKLDFVKILEGNAFSLPIPDASVDVVAQNCLFNIFEAADLDQALAEAYRVLKPNGRLIMSDPIATRPIPIHLQADERLRAMCLSGAMTYDQYTQHLVKAGFGQVEVRAKRPYRLLDAHSFNLEQPLLLESLDTVSYKVAIAQDGACIFTGKTAIYHGQQEFLDDRAGHILFRGNPLAVCDKTANKLSLQFPQEVIITDSTWHYNGGGCC